Genomic window (Maylandia zebra isolate NMK-2024a linkage group LG11, Mzebra_GT3a, whole genome shotgun sequence):
agccaaACATGTCAAAGCATCTTTGAGCTTTGCTGTTTTTATGCGCCACATCTCTCGAACTATCTCCCAGAAAACCTGAGGTCTGCCCAAACTCTGTTCTTTTAAATCAAGGCTGAAAACATTTCTTTGCCACTGCATTTTACACCTTACCTTAAGTTACATTTGTTAAAACCTCGCATTGCACTGTAGCTTCGCTGTGACATGTACTCTCCTATTTTATTCGATTTTAGCTTATTATTATCTTCCAGTTTACTTTGTGGTTTTAAATCTTTTGTATATGTGCCTTTTTATGTCCCCTTTTTATATCGAATGCAACTTTGAATCAATTTGTTGTTAATAGACACAAACAAACTTGCTTGACCTTGTCTTCCTACCCTCAGGGTCTCGAGGTTTCCTCTAAAGAAGTTGGAGTTGGTAATCTAGAGACCAGTGACTCCGGCGTTGGCTTTAACACTGCTCTCCCCCTGGACACTGACACTGAGGCCCCTGATCAAATCCCTGACTCTGAGGCTGTAAGCATTTCTATTGCTCCTGAAACCAaaccaagtcctccgcctgctgcCGAATCCAAGCCAAGTGCTCCACCAGCTGTGGAAATTAAGCCCAGTCCTGTACCTGAAACTAAAGTGACCCCAGCCCCGGAGACCAAGAAAACTCCTGATAAACCTGTGGAGGAAAAGTTGGATGTGCCCAAAGGAGCAGCTGTTAAACCTAGTCCAGCCCCTAGCCCAGAACCCAAGGCCGATAAAAAACCTGCGCCCAGCCCAAGCCCAGAGCCTAAACCAGCTGTTCCCAAAGCCACCACTCCAACACCTGATAGTAAGAGTGCCCTTACTCCCACCCCTGAGCACCCCAAGCCAACCACACCAGAACCAATTACCAACGGCACGCCCGAACCTGGACCGGATTCCAAACTGAGCCCGGATCACGCCGATATTATCAAAGGCTCAGCTCCAAAAGCAGTCGCTCCTAAAACCCCTGAAGTGGAGCTGAAAGCTAGTGGTGCCATATTGGAGGCGGGCAAAGATGGCACGGTAGCTGAGGATTCAACTACTACCACCTgagaagtgcaaaaacacaaaggaagCCCCACAGATCTTGTCCACCGCTCACCACTACTGTAGACAATCGAACACCCCTTACCAAATGATGAGGAAACCACTGCAGCTGGGGCGAGGACCTCGATTTAACATGTCTAATGCCTGAACACAGTATTACCTTGATAATCTCACTTATCTGTAACTAACACTTAAACCTTTGAGACTTTCTGGCTCAGAAACACTTCACATAACATGGCTTTTGATTGTTAAACATTTTAGTTGTACACGCCTCGCAGCCttgtttttctgttcatttttaaagttaaactgCCAAACTGCAAGTTCAATCCTTTGCAGAGTTTACAACTAAAATGTTTACTCCACATGAGGTCTTTTTCTAAAGTATCCTGAAAGGTTTACGACATTTCATTGAAACAGCTCACTACAACAGCTTATTTGACCCTAACTAACCATCATTTCCCATTTCGACGCTTGTTCCTCTAGCAGCACATGAACAGCACATGGATGAAGCCGATAAAATCTTTCAGCTGGTGTCATCTTAAGCCTCCTAAAATATGTGATGGCACCGATATCATCTAAATGAACTAAAAACCCCATCAGATCACACTGCTGGTGAAGTTTTATACATAGCTCAATTTTGGATTTCATTCACTTGAGCCAGTCCTCTAGAAACATCCGCAGTGCATTATCACATtaaccacacacgcacacacacttatacTAAAAATACTAACCACATTATTTCTAGTCTTTGAGATTGAGATTCACACTCCCAGTGGAAATTTCAGacgattaaattgtgttttgcGGGCTGATCCCCCAAGTCCGGATCATCCACTTTATTGTCTTTGATCTGGATTTCCCCATAGCTCCATAAAAATCCCAGCACTCTTACAAtttaatgggaaactcacaacAGCTAAAACTTCCAGCAGCTTAAAGGGACCCCCCCGTGCCTGCAGTATGAAATATAAAATCAAAGTGTGTGGTAAGTTCACATAGTTAGAGCATGAttcttttgctctttttctgCCGTTATCACcaccttcttttttctttgcccctgttcattcttctttttttgttactaCGACCACCAAGGAGGCTATATGACTGATTTGGTTGATTGATTAATTTACAAAAGGTATTAGTGGATTCATGTGACAGTTTTAAAAGAGCTGGGCTTGGTCCGTCTTAGAAGTGATAAGTTATTGAATGTCATCCAAATCTGGATCCAGGgacttttgaaaaaacaaattcCTCAGCATTTTTTGTATTTCACCCCATATCGTCACAAATGAAAACTGCGAGACTAATTCGGAGATAATCATGCATTATGTAGAGGGGATTTTAGCCTCAGTGGAGGTCTTTCACTTCTCCTTCCTTTCTTTATCCTCACGCccctttcttcttctccctCATTCTGCTTTCATTTGCTTGCTTTCGTTTTTGCTCGCTTACATAAATGCTGTAAAACTTGGCAGAAACTAAATATTTATGCCTCACTGGCTTCAAAAACCAGCAGTATGGAGCCTTCACCAAATCCATGacactgtctgtgttgagcTGACCTGGTATTCAGGATGTCCAGTCAATGCAATTTCAGCTGAAACTCTTTTGGTACTTATGGTAAAGAGGAGGTGTGCAGGTTCGTTTTAATGCGCACGTCCCTACTTCATGTTTTAACTGACCAGTGGCAAACCAGTGACTGTCAGTGTTTGATGTACACACTGACAGTGTGTACATCAAAAAAAGCATGttggatcaaatggtcagaggAATGTAGGGAAACTAAAAGTAGATCTGTATACAGTCAGCTGGCCTTTCTTTATAGCTTTCCTTACTAAAAGAGTTTTCTTATGAGTAAATGAATAAGAGGTGTTTTGTCAGCATCTGAAAAAGCCATAAAATGAGCTCGATTTAGATGTCAGATTTGATACCAAGAGCAACagaataaataaactaaaattacaaaaaatacaaaatacaaaaatacaaaaataaactcaaGGTGCCTCAGCATTAGATGGGTTAACAGCGTCAATAAGTCAGATGTATTACACATGGACAAAGGTCTTTTAATgtaatatgtgtacaaagacgTATACGCCTGCTCTCCAGCCTGCATCTGTGTGGGAACCACAACGCTATTTGGCAGTACTAACAAAGCTCttcatataaatacacacagatacagacacacacatgtaaaacacaaacatggaCTCCAGCCTTGTAAATACTGCATGTGTATGCAAGTGTAACCCCTCCCCACCATGAGGCTGAATGTTTTTAATGTGTCATacttaatattaaaaaagaaaatcatttaaatttctctacaaactTCAatctaatatataaatatatatatataattatataaatatacacacacactatatATACTAATATTCACTAATGTATTGAACTAAATCAACTTCCAAATATTGTAAATTCCCATCGAGACTGTATTAGCCTATTTTAGACCAGTTATTATCCGCTGCTGTCAGCACACCGTATCTCTCACActatttacatattaataatGTTTAACCAGTGTCATTTACAGCATTGACTGCAGCATGCCCACGGCACGTTCCGCTTCTATCGTCCAGACGTTGTGTCAGTGTGCGCGAATACAGGAGTGGTGTTTTTAATGTCGCCATCGTTGTGTGCGTTTTAAAGTCCGTATGCCTATGATGCACGTATCTATAAGTGTGCGTGTGATATATGAGCGAGTGTGTGCTGAATCTATGCACAGGGAGTTTGTACAGAAATGAAACTCTTATGTGTGCTTCTCCATTTGTTGTGAGCAAAGTATCCATGTGCCTGCTTCAGTCGTCTTGCAgtgtgaagagaaaaaaacaaaaagtgcagTGTTTTAAATCATGAGTGTGAATGTGATGGAAGCCACAAGAATATTGTAAAAACGTATTGTAACTCTGAGATATTCAAGtgactctttgtctttgttttagtgCCTAAAATGTATATTGGATAGTTGGCCTGTGCTCTGTCGTTAGCCGCATTCTAATGGCACCTTTTTAGTGAGGAGGATGTTCACTGATCCAGAATATGCAGTTTGCACACctgaatgaacaaagcaaaaatTGCCGGCTAACCTACGATGTGTTAATGTGAAAGAAATGTGTGTGATCAAAGTGATTAGAGCCTGACCGACATATCACCAGAAAGATTTTTCTTCAGTATTACTCAAAATCTGTGACTGAGTCATAAAATcagcaggaaagtgtttacagaggtcaaCCCAGAAAGCTGTTGCTTAAATacaagacaggaaacagaaaaaaaaatcaaattaaccAGTCAAAACTTCATAGATAGGTCAGCTGACATATAATAGGTATTGGTTAATTGGCTAAGTTACGCCCAAGTAAATGATCTAGTCTGGTATTTACTTGGGCGTAACTTAGCCAATTAACCAATACCTATTATATGTCAGCTGACCTATCTATGAAGTTTTGACTggttaatttgattttttttttctgtttcctgtcttgtATTTAAGCAATTTTTTACAATGATTTACTatgaccctgatgaaggccacaagccgAAACGCGTTGGtcaattattaaagttgttcatCTTCCCTCAAGTGTTACTGAAGTTCCTGCTTTATGATTGatgtgtctgaaagaaaaaagcatttttaaattacCAAGTATTGCTTCCGGTCTTTAAACTCTTTTGTTGGTTGGGCTCTAAAAGAGATGAAAAGAGTCTGATTTAATTGTAGGCAGCATACAAGCAAAGCATGTTTCCATTAACAGTGTCTATGGGTTAGTTTGGAGTTTGTGAGTGAGTTCATGATAGCAGCAGATGAATGACAAAGCTTTGTGTGGGTTTGGGTTATGTTGTTGTGAGTGGTTAATGAGAGGTGGCTAAAACTACATTTCCACACAACGCCACTACTGTGTGCTGTCAGTGATTGCAATAGAAAGCCACTTAGAGTGAGTATGAGTGTGAGAGAGGCAGACGGTGAGTGGAAGGAAGAGTTATTACAGCTAATTGGTGCCAGAGGGATTGTGGTTTCATACCCACCTCTGATTAGAGAAAACCCCCACCACTTTTAAGACCACTGGTACTCCTTGCACTATGTGAGTTGTCTCTGCTCTGATCCTCTCTAATTCCTGCTCCTGGCCTGGTTGTGGTGTGATGTCTCAcatggtctctctctctctctctgtactccCTTTTTGCACAACACTTCACACAGATGTTTTGTAAAGACAATATCTTTATTTCATGTCTAAAGGAATACTAAGAATAAACAAAAGATTATGACATCTGCTGCCTTGCTGTcttagtttttctttctctgcaatTAACAAcctttcagaaggacagtgccGTCTCAGGGCTATCCCACCAAGCGGAGATCTCACACAATGCCAGCCGTGATTTGTTGTGGGGAACACATGTCACTTTCTGACCACATTAATCCCCTCTGGTGCGTTTTGAGCTTCCATAGCTGCCCCAGGACACAGGACACAGAGCTATTTATATGTAGGCCAAAGGTAAGAACATCACAGCTCTGTTTACACCTGCTGTGGATCCTGAAGCTCCAGATTGGCTGCAAATGACAACCTTAAAGAGTGAAGGAAAGTTACAGAAGCAGTGacctgtgtttatttcataaacTGAGTTTTTCCATTTATACCCTCTTTTACCAGGAAATAAGTGCATAATCAATGAGAGGGACTCTCTTCTTCTTAAAATGAGAGACACAATAGAATCACTGTAGCAactattaattttatttttgactCATCTAgctattatacttttgagtAAGATGTTAAGTAATCCAGTTGGAGAGGTgcttcaaaaatgaaaaatcatgaTGAAATCATTGGCAATTAATTCTGCAAATGTCTTAATGTTCGGTTCCAGCTGAACAGCTTCTTATAGGGAAGGGATAAAGATGTTCAGTGGTGCCATATTCTTTCCATAATCTGTGTCACATGGGTTGTAGAAGGGAAACAGAGGAACCTCCACAGTGCCCATGGAGAAGGTGTAGATTGGTGCCATGGTAAGGGCATTATAAAAAGTCACCTCCTCCTTTTCACAGTCCAAGAACACGCCAATGCGGACGAGGCAGAGCGACACCTTGATCTTTATCGGGTCTGGGTCAGTGCAGGCTAGGATAGAGCCGCTCTTCAGTGCCAAGGTCCACAGGCCGTTGGAGGTGCCTGTGGCAGACATCTCCCCTCTTGGGACGTCTTCTCTTGCCACACCCAGCCTCCACGCCGTCTTGCTCCCAACCTCGACCTCCCAGTAGTGTCGCCCTGTGGTGAAGCCCTCACGGCCCAGCAAGCAGTAGTAATAGTGAAACTGCCGCGGGTTGGCCTGGAAGTCTTTTGTGTCTTTATCCTCATCGAACCAAACTGAAGTGCAGGACTGGGAGAGAGTCAGATTCGGGTGTGCTGTttcagggtcaaaggtcactgaTGTAATATCtagaaacagaaacagattGAGGACAGTGACTGATGCTGCTTATTCACATGTGTATTGCATCGAATGAATGATGCTGTATGGAAATACTTGGGTAGAGGCAGCTTTTCATGTGTTTCCATATTCTGTACTGGATGGGACCGACAAACTGGCCAGAGCGAACCTCTGTGTCCACCTCCGCTGGGAGAACAAAGCTGACCTGAGATCTGTTAGGACACAGAGGGAAGGACTAAATGGTAGGAGGTCCATCTGTAAGACAGTCTCACAGATGCTAAACGTCCATACACACAGGATAAATGAGTTAAGAGGCAATGTCAAGATTCAGATTATTTACTAAAGTCACGCTACTGAGAAAACGTACCTTTTAATGAGATCTTGAATTTCCTACAAGAAAAGAATTCAGCCTTGATTAGTTAAAACAACATAACAGAGCACTTTTCTCATAGAAAGCTTTGTATTTGGACACGGGTCTGCTGTTTGGGCTTTTGTTTTCTaaatgagaaactgctttttaatCAAATCAATCGAATCTAATGTAATACTTATTGATCAAATAAGTGCCAGTAAAGTGGTGTTGTGTAAGGGTGGCCCTTTGTAAACATGCATGCTCTAACTGTGAAAGTGTTTAAAGAGGATGAACAATTATAGAAAGTTATTTTTACTCTAAGGCGAGTGTGTCAAAGGAGCAGGGTGGAAAACAGTGGCTCTAGATAAAGCACTGTATTGCTGCTGCTCCTCACCACACACATAAACCCTGCCTATCAACACACCACAGCTTTGCAGAGTATAATTAGAGTCAAGTTCATAAAAGCCCAAGTTTAATTAACAATCACATGTCGTGTCTTCTTATTCAGTGACACTCTTCCTCACTTTGATCAGCTTAGGACTGTCCTCCTCAGTCAGCTTGTTGTTGAGCACTGCGATGGCTTTTTCCAGGTCTCGCCCTTGCCCCGCtatcttcttctctctctccttcagctgtttcagttgcttctgtctctccctcctcaGTCGCTCCAGGTCCCTCCACTCCTCCTCATCCAGGAAGCGGTGGAGGTTCTGAAACTCTGCTCTGATTTCCCTTTCTAGGTCATCAAACCTGTTCTGAAAGATAAATCAGGgaaaatggaaagaaagaaatttagTATGTAGGTCAAACTGAAGGGTTTCTGTGTTTAACCAATGCTGGCTTCAGCACACTCAATTAGTCTGCAATAAACTGAAATAATTGTGTGTaaaaagagataaaagataaTGAATAAGGCGGGGATGGTACCTCTACTTCCACTGATTCTATGTATGTCTCTCTTTCTGCTTCTCTGCACTCATCTACCTCATGCTTGATTCTTTTAATAGCCTGGATGAGCTTTtcctgtaacacacacacacacacacacacacacaaaggagaCATAACCTTGCAGATAAAATACAAAGAGAACAGGAATCCTACtgcaaacagtttaaaaaaacaggaagcTAAAAATAAAGAACGTTCAAGAGGTAATGTATCTGCTCTCAACTgttccaaacacagcagcaggtggaaaccatAGAACTCGAAGCTTACCTTTTGACCACAGAGAAGGcttttttggcagttgttgttggTGTCTTTAGCGTGGTTTTGGTACATTCCAGTTTTCTGTGTATAGGACAGAGCAGGAACAAAAAGACCTCTGTGAAATTGAAATAAGAGCGAAAGACGGCGTTAGAAGGAGAGAAACAAAATTAATGACAtacagcacaaacacatcaatATGGGGAGGGAGAGCAAAGGAGCGAGAGAGGGAAAACACATATGCCAGTACAACGAGAACAACAGTGAGATACAGTCAGACTATTAGAGCAACGAGGACGTACATCCAAGCAGAAAATTAACAAGAGGAAACGTATTGACAAGCACAGATCAGCAGCCACAGCCTGACTCGAGAAAATATGGCTCCATTAAAAGTAAGGGAAGAAATGGAGGGGTGGGAGAGAGGCAGATGACTGGAGCTGCCAGGAGGGCttgctggctggctggctgggtGGTTGGCAGCAGCGATTTATGGCAGCAGACACAGAGGAGTCTATTTCTGTCTGCCAGTGTCTTTGGAAACAACGAGAGGGGCGGCAAGTCAGTGAGATATTGTGTTTCATATTGGCAGTTGTTTTGCCTGGAAGGGAgacagtgtgtgtttatttttgcaagGTGGCTCTCTGGTATCTGCCTGATCTGGAAGGTGCATTAAAAGATGCTGTTTCGCTATTGGTGCCCTGCCGGGTTCTATATCGACTGCAAGGGGTGGCATCTTGAAATGTGCAGTCAGCGTTTCCCTGCCCTTGGAGAAACACTATCTGCGCCCACTGCTTCTTCTCACTTTctgtcttaaaaaaataaataaataaataaacctcccTCCAGCCTGTCCACTtatccaaacttttttttatatatatatatctctgtCTCACCCACACCCCATCAACTCCCCCACACACACTCAAGGGTCTGGCTGTGGGCTATGTGCACTGAAGCAGCATCTCTGCAAAATGTTCTTCATCTATAATTCATGGTGCTGGGTGCTGGCCAGTGACTGTGCTGAACTAAGGTTGAGCAGAAAATTCAGTGCACCGCAGCATGCGGCAGGTGGAGGGGACAGGGAGATTTAATAAAATGCAGAGTCTTGACGCGCATGCATGCTACGTAACTCTTGACTGAGGATAAAAGTAGCTGTAAAGCATTGCTGGCTAGCAAATTTAGATATTTAGAATATAAAAGGATGTTTCATGAGCTTTGTGATCGATTCCTAATAAATCAGGTCTAGTTTCACAAACTATTGTGTTACAATACTAATACAGATAATGCTTAATACATAGAAAAAAACTACTACTAGTAATATATGTCTAATACTTTAtactaaaagaaataaaagacatcTGATGCTTGCATTTGTTCATGTGGAacttttctttctctaaatGTGTATTTATAAAAGCTTGAAATCTgcacatatttgatttggtaTGGGTTTTACTCTGGATGACCTCCCTAACACAATCCTCCCAGGGATTTGcgtctcctcttcgtgtttatttatacatttagaAAAATTTGAGAAGTTCCCACCATGCAGAAAACAAGGGAATAAACACACAAGAGAGCATACTATGTCAAACCCAAGTTTGGGACATCGGGCACAGAAAATTGCAGGGAGACATATCTAAGGGAGTTCAGCAGAACCCCAgtgcaaaaagagagagagatgaggaggaacaatatgaggaaaTTTGATTTGCAAGAATTCACATTTGGATTACTCCTCGTAGGCCAGAGAGAAAGGTTCAGGCTACGGAAGACTGGGCCAAGGTAAGCCCATATTTTGGTTTTCTGCCCTACACTGTTCCTTTCAGTGACTACTCCTGCTTTTATAAGTTGCAACCAGAAAGTTGATCCAAGTCTGCATAACAGGTCTTTAAAAATATGCACTTAAGAGGCTCAACTTAGTTCCCCAGTGGGGCTGAAGTTTCCACTCCTGCAGATGGAAAATATTTTGTCATGGGCACAAATGTTTGAAGGACCTATGCAACTTGATTTTAATGGTCAGGGAGAGAATAGTTTTAGAGCACTGTGCAAACGTTGTGAGCCATCCCTAACTTCTCTATGTTTTGTGTAAAAACATGCAGACATAAATGAAAATTTGGAAACAAGAATTCTAATAAGCTTGATAATTAATATGCATGTAAAaaggtatgaccacctttattcttcagcacagccagAACTCCCTGTAATTGAGAAGCCTTTTTGGATTAGTTTCCCTCTTCTTTAAGTTCATTCAGatctcttctttggatgttgcctgCCTTTTATTCTACTctttgtcaagatgatcccacactgtttcaataatgttgaggcctggtctctggggaggccaatctctgactgatagtgttccattgtgtgcgtttttttgtttgtttgtttttttgcttatgCTTTCAATGCGCTGGCAGTATGTTTGAAATCACTGTCATACTAAAAATTAAAGTAGTGTCAATTGAGATGTTTTCTAGATGATATTGAATGGCTATACTTTTCTGGATTCGTAATTTCCCAGATCCCAAACACCAGTAGTTGAAATGCAGTCCTGAAACATGAcacagcctccactgtgttttacagatggctgtagatacTGTTTAGAGTGTCTACAGTCATACCTCTCTCAATTAGAACCAAAAGTTTcagtttggattcatcactctatAAGACCTGTTGCCCTGTTTACCTTCATTAAAATGTCTTCTTGACAGCTGCCCTTCCACTGATAAGGCTTCAATGAATAGTgaatggatcagctgaaggtccAGATGAGGATTATGCtaaaaaaagtgctttgagtgcttaaattcattcattcaagcaCTATTTATGTACCAGTCcattttaacaaacaaaaacacattcctTTGAGAATAGTCAgctacaaggactggactgaaaatgagctaAAACAAGGTAAAAGGAAGACTTTAGAGAAGATGCATGTGTGTAgtaaaggaggacatgcagagggctggtgtgacagaggacgCAGGGAACAGGGTCAGATGGAGACAAGTGATCCGAAGTAGTGACCCATAAAGAGAACAGCTGGATGAcgatgaaaaagaagaaggggatttaaatataaaatattgttGGGATTTTTAAAGTTGGTACTTCCACTCCTGCCCAGGAGGTGGCGGGAAAGCACCGAAATTGTGAATGTCAAACAACTGtaacagcagaagaagaaagacgCACGAATACGACGTCAGATAGGTAAACAATAGCACGTCCCACGGCAGACTCAAGAGAGAGGTGTCATGAGATAAATTAGCTTTAAATTCACCTGAGTCGTGCTAGCATATTTTGTAATAAGCCTTCGTAAACATTTGAACTGTTCGTGGCGCTCTAGCTATAGGTAGCAGGCTAGATATCGGAGCTAGCTGAAGGTACGGAGGCTGGTTCCGCTGGAAACGAAGAATGTGCTTTTACAGACACTACCTGCTATAAAACAATTACAGTTAGTATCCACTGCTGCTAACAAACTGCAGATTTCATGGTTTAATTATTTGCATTTTAGACATGAACGGCCAAGCGGACGTCGAAGTCGACTACAAGCGGAAATACAAAAATCTCAAACGGAAATTAAAGTTTCTtgtttatgtgagtgttttcattttaaaccgTCCCGTTTCCTCTGCCGTGCTATAGTTGCGTGTCTGTCTTTGCGCTGATTTCGTTTCGCTGGTTTCCTTTTCCAGGAGCAGGAGTGTTTTCAggaggagctgaggagagcACAGAGGAAACTTCTGAAAGTTTCCAGGGACAAGAGGTTTGTGAGGATTGTGTCTTCATATAGGTATGCTTTGTGCATCCTAATggaaatgcaaaaaataattttctatACATGTTTTCCAGCTTTCTTCTGGACAGATTGCTGCAGTATGAGCGAGTAGATGAAGACTCATCAGGTAGACTAGGAACATAAAACCTTTatgagtaaaaacaaaagctgttgCTTCTGAAGTCCTGTGGATcaattttgtctttgttttcatcATCAGATTCAGAAGCAACTGTTTCCTCGGAAAACAGTGAAGGGGAAGGAcccagagagagggaaagggaaCGAGAGGGAGCAAAGAAGTAAGTCGGCTATTTAAGTAAATTAATTACCAGGTAGATCAACCAGAATCATTCACTTTTGAGTAGGTTCATATTTAACCTTTTATTTCCACCCTCCACAGACGTCTTGTGCAATGCGAAGTTACCTGTTTACTTTGCATTGCACAACACTGTGTGTTATAAGTATTCATAGTAGTTGCATGCTCCATGAATCACTCATTTTATAGTTTGAGCCCAATGAATTCTGGTGTTGTCATCTTGGAATAAGCCagtgtattcttttttttaattcatatttttattaaggTTTCAAAAGCAGGCATTCACAATATGTACATCATGTAAGCATTCTTCATACTTAGGTTATCTGCCTTAGATACTGAAATAGTATTTTAATTTACATCCAAGTCATAAGGGAAGAATACTTACAACGATAGAAGTAATTGAAACCATCACATAATCCTGGAATAAGCCAGTGTATTCAGGGAAGAAAAAATTCAGTGATGGAAAAATCCTGGGCATTCAGTATATTCCGGTAGTTAGCTGATCTCATTTTCGGACAAATAACACTACCAAACCAACCCTAGACAATCTGAAGCAACTACAGATCATAACACTGACCAACAGGTTCCCATCTGAAATCTGATAAATCTGGGATTATATGACCACATGATCTTTTTCCACTGCCCAAGATTCTAATCTTTATGCTCCCTAAACTGAAGCCTTTTCCCCCAATTAAACACCAAGTAGTTTTCTTAAGGCTATGTGTGGAAATACCCTGTCTTTCAGTATTAAACATAGCCATATTGTATGATTTGATCTACAGTCATTCAATCATCACCACTTCCAGGTTTAATGATGTATTGAACAGTTCTTAGCCCAATTTTTGTAGTTTCAGAGATCATCCGGAATGCATGCAGGCCATTAATTTGTCCCTTTTGAAATGTAGCTCCATAAATGAAGCGTGTGAATTACCACAGTAATTGTTGGTGGAAGGCTCTTTCCTATTCGAGGTGTTAAATCCAGGTGGTGACTGGATTTGGCCAGTCAGTTTATATTCAAGCATTAAATGATATTAAGGTACAGGTTAGAGTAGTGATTTCCCTTTGTTTAGTGTGAGTCTCTAGCCAACACTAATAAATCATAAAGTGagtatttttactgttttacagTGGCTGAATGTTGTTTTTCTCCGTTTTCTTAACTGTGACTAGCTAGCACAAGAACGGTGTTTTCACAATTCtgtatgagaaaaaaaaaattcagcatAATCTTTCTGTCACCCTGTCTCTGAGGGAGAAGGTGGCTTGCCCTCCCACTTAGTGacagggtgagaagttcagtcaTTTGGGACGTACTAGGAGTAGTAGCAGTGAAATGTTCCATGCATGTTCTACTGGGAGTAGGCCCCGGGGTAATCCCAGGACACCCTGTTCCACCGagtgagctggaggaggtggctggggagaaggAGGTTTGGCTTCTCTGCTGCCCCAACGTTCCGGCCCCGAATAATcagcagaaaatggatggatggatatgcaATGAAGGCAGTAGGGGGCATTTTAAAGCTAGGTTTATTTGGGCTTACTTTACATGTCCAAGCCAAGTAAGCCTGTTAGGA
Coding sequences:
- the si:ch73-54f23.4 gene encoding zinc-binding protein A33, yielding MYQNHAKDTNNNCQKSLLCGQKEKLIQAIKRIKHEVDECREAERETYIESVEVENRFDDLEREIRAEFQNLHRFLDEEEWRDLERLRRERQKQLKQLKEREKKIAGQGRDLEKAIAVLNNKLTEEDSPKLIKEIQDLIKRSQVSFVLPAEVDTEVRSGQFVGPIQYRIWKHMKSCLYPNITSVTFDPETAHPNLTLSQSCTSVWFDEDKDTKDFQANPRQFHYYYCLLGREGFTTGRHYWEVEVGSKTAWRLGVAREDVPRGEMSATGTSNGLWTLALKSGSILACTDPDPIKIKVSLCLVRIGVFLDCEKEEVTFYNALTMAPIYTFSMGTVEVPLFPFYNPCDTDYGKNMAPLNIFIPSL